AGGTGTTCTTGTCTGTGAAGGGTCTATTGTTTATCCCCTTGAAGTAGAACTTTTTTTTCCCTCCGAAAGAAACAAATATATCAGGATAGTTGAAAAATTATAAGCAAGTAAGTTGGCCCAAGATGAGACGTGTTTGTAATGAAATTGTGGTTGTGACATTCATTAAGAAAGGTAAAAAGTGTGTCCTCCTGGTAAAGTCAATGTGTTGATGAGTAACAACAATCTCATCTTCTCTCTAGTTAATGGGAGACCGGGACACTTCATTCATTCTGAGAGTTCACATGAGCTACATTGAGCGTAATGATACAAACTGAAATTGTTACATTCTAGCTACCAAGACCAGTATAATTTTGTGACCCCCATCCTGACGTGTCACGTTAGACAACAAAACTGTACTCCATAGATCCTAAAACAGAACATTCTATCAAAATTATTGAACCATGTTGTTCAAACTTCTAGAAATGCATGTCATGTCAATATGTCAATTAAGTTGTCATCTAGCATGACTTGGAAATTTAGATGAAGCTGTTACAAAATGTTGTGTGTTGTAAACAGGGTGATATTGGGGATGGTGAAAACATTCTTGTGAGGGTACACTCCGAGTGCCTTACAGGAGACATATTTGGGTCGGCAAGATGTGACTGTCTTGCACTTGCCATGAAGCAAATTGAGGCAGCTGGAAAGGGTGTGTTGGTGTATCTCCGTGGACACCAAGGAAGGGGAATTGGTCTTGGCCACAAGCTTCGTGCGTACAACTTGCAGGATGATGGGCGGGACACAGTAGAGGCAAATGAGGACGAGAATACGGCATTGGCGCGCAGGTACTTGTTTTGTTCAAACTTTGATTAAGCTAGCTAAGTTGGCGAGAAATTATATATGACAATATGAGAGCCAGAATATAGAAAAAGCGAAGCGAAAAAAGGGAAACTTGGGATAGGCATTATTATCTTGAAACAAATTTGGAGAAGCCACAAAATCTGACATCTAGAAAGTGATCGAATAAGTAAagcgtttctaaaaaataaattggGAAATTAAAGGCCTTGAGAAATTTGATGTGAAATATGAAATATCATACTTCACAACAAGGCCTAAATGATATTCCCAACTCAGTTAATGGAGTATTGTTTCGCAAAAGCATCTACTATTCCCAACACGTTAATGAAGTAACCGTTACATGAAAGCGCCAgtctttcttccttgtttttgcaataGAGATAGAAATATCTTCCAACAATTCATTTGCTTTGCAAGATTAATAAGTTAAGGCATTTGCATTTATACCTTTAATTATTTGCAGATATTACGAGATGTTGGTGTACACTCAATGAAGTTGATGACGAATAATCCAACTAAGTATGTTGGGCTTAAAGGTTATGGTTTGTCAGTTGTGGCCCTTGTGGGCAGAGTTCCGTTGTTGACCCCAATTACCAGAGATATTTGGAGACAAAACGGAAAAAAATGGGCCATGTATACAACTTTGAATTTAACGGTCGGCTTAACAATCTCATTAGTGGTACTGAGCAGTAACCTCTTCTGATAAATCTGACAAGGATAATGTGCTTCAACTCGTGATCTAAGGAAGCCCCAGCTGCGTATTTTTCCAGTGAGATGAATCAAACTATAGTACTTATACGGCAGGTAAGCGGTATCAGACAAATATTTGTGCTCAAATAAGTTGCCGTCGTTTCATTTAATTATGAATATCTGAGATTACTAATCCACTGCATTGATTCTTTTTCCTTCTAAAAGAAATTCTTTTCACTGATGATATTGTAAATTATTGAAGAGATGTTTGCCATTAATGGAAGCTTGCTTATTTCTTTGCAATTGCTCAATCTCTGATCTGTTACAATTATTGGAAATCTCTCTAATTTTAAAGCTGAATATGCTGGTGTTTAATGGATCACTCCAATCTCTTTATGTAGTAGTGTGTGAATAAATAGTTTACTTCTTGATGATTAAAAGGAAAGATGTTGCAATTTGCTGATTCTGTGAATTCTGTAACTAGGTGGTGCTTGACATTTTATTGGATATTTGCAGTTTCTCAATTGCTTGATTTTACTTGAATCAACAAATAATTAACTTTTCTCTTGAAAACCACAATGGTGCACCTCTCTAGAAGTGTTTTTTTCTTCTGGTCTGGACACTTTGCCACAATGGTGCACCTACTTTAGATTTCCTGCTCAGAGCTGGGAAGCACAGAATAGTACGAGTCTTTTCTGTAAATACAGAACAGGAAACTCAGAGCTACTTATTTTTACACTGCACTGAAATCAGGATCTTTGGCATTATTTTCTAGATAGCGTTGGttttcaatgggtttttgcaaACACTGACAAGCACAATATATGGGCCTATCTTGCATTTCTATAACTGAGACGCTGTTGTTGGCATTTCCATCTCTTCGATGACCTTCAGCAAATTCTATTCTGTGTGTTCTCTCTTTTCATCTCTTTGATGACCTTTAGCGTGTTTGGTTGGGGAATGGAATCAGTTTTCTGGAAATACTCCTATGTTTGGAGCGGATTAGGATTCTCAAAAAGTAGGAGAATTCAAAACCCATGGGGAGGTGGCAGATTTGGGATTCCCTCTCTATATTCTTTAGTAGTAGGATTCTGGGATAGAATCCCTTTCTCACTTTTCAGACGCGCCATTAAGCCTTAATATAATTTTCCTTCCGTCAGCAACAAAATAAAAGTGGCATCCGTAAAATGATTTTGACTTAAACCAGGATATAATTTGTAACACGAAAAAAGTGGTAGTAAGAATGACAAAAGCGGGTGATAGAAATGATCACGAATATGATCCCAAAACTTTGAGCTAGCCATCTCAACGGTCTTCTCAAGTAAAGATCACGAATCATAGCACTCAAGAATAGGAGTTGTGGTACAAGAAATGAGATGATTCCATTGTCCATTCCTCTTTTGTGGGAATTTTAAATTGTCCTATCCTCTTTGTGGGAACACTAAGTGTGCGTTAGTATGTTCTCACAAATTCAGAAATATAAGACATGCCCTAACTAAGCCTATCCTGGTTTAAACAACATACTAGGTACAAAATTAGAGAGCCTTCATGTATTCACAAAATTTCTAATAGGAGTGTATAGTTGTGCTATTCAAGCAGCAGCTGTGGAACAAAATTGATGCTGCCCTGTAGCTAATTCTAATTGATGACTATTTTCTTCTTTCTGTCGACCAAATGAACATCAGTTGTGAGGCCAAACATTCTGTTTGTATACTGGTAGTATTACTTGTATCTGTGTAGACTTAATCCTTGGACGGAAAACAGCAAGTAGAGATGTCGATACAGGCAACCTCCATAGCATCGCAGACCCATTCTGGAATATCACCTTTGGGGAACTGCAAGAgttagaaaataattgggtcagATAATACATCAAAGGGGAAGGAAACTTACAGTTCGCTTTGTTTGAAGCAAAAAATGGTGGCGCGAAAACTTGAGTTGAAACCAACTTCAGCTGGGACTTGAAACTAGAATGATGTTATTCTAGGAAGAAAGCATGAATGGTTATCATGTGTGTATCCACGTGTTAAAAGAAACTACCCTGACTAGTTATGACACATCTAGTCATCAATTTGAACGGTAATAAAAAAAAGACGagaaaaagtaaaagtaaaacgAAACCAGATGCAGCTAAAACACATTTGAGTGAGAGGAATACCATCTTCTTCAGAAAGCCACAAACAAACCTGCATGAATTGCAAAACCAAAATAAGGAAGACTATCAGTCACGGGAAAGATATAAAACTCTAATCAAATAAAATCAGATGGTTTGAGTACACACTCTGGGAAGCATCCTTTAATTATGGACATGTGTAGGTCCCTGCTAAGCTGTCACCCAAAGCATTCAACGAGTTAGAATTTAGAATAAAATACCAAAGATCATGGCACCAGTAGTAATTAAGCTAAGTGATTTTTACCCTCATCATGTAAGACAAATTGTGATATGATACAAGCTGAGATCCCATAGCATCTTTTGTAACAAGAGAATGAATATAAGCTCTTGTATACTTCTTGCAGACCTACAATGATAACACAGTAGAGCTGAAATATGCAAACATTAAGTTATTAACACTTCAGTTGTCAAAGAAGATGGAACCATACCATACAGGTGCATTCTGGATCGATGGGACGCATATCACTGGCCATTACTTTGTGCTTTAATTTAAGCAACCCCTGTGACAAGAAGTTTAATTGAGAAAGAAATGTCACTTGGAAGTACAAGTTGATGGACATGGAGTTACATTTTAACGACTTTTGTTCAATCTCATTCTCAATAATTGATAACCTATCATGTATATAACATTTACTATTGATAATATCTCCTCATGGTTTTAAGTCAAGAAAGTAGGACAAAATAAAATATCAACAGAAATCAGATTGCAGCAGAAAATCACCAACTATACTCGACCCATCATCTTTGCTTATTAACTACACCAGTATTCACATCTCCATCTTTTCGAAAAACACACAGAAATGCCTTAAAAGACTTGGTTGAGCTTAGTTGAAAAACAAAGAAGACAATCATGGAACCCACACCATTACATAGTGATGGcagatcctcttcttcttctggtcTCAACAAGAACAATTACTATACTAAAACTAGTCACCAAAAACTGATGGCGGATCCTCTAGTCGTTCATATTAAATGGAGTTATAAACTGAAGCAGCTTGGAAGGAGTTCTGTTGATGTAAGGAATGAATCAAACCAGAACTGCGTAGGTAAGCAAGCTTGAAGTAAGATGGTGTTGACAACCTCTGTAATATGCCTAATATTCCTCTCTCCCatgccattttgttgaggtgtatgaGGACATGAAGATGCAACAGATTTAAAGGAGCAGGTGATTCTTTCAGCAAAGAAGAGGTGTCTCGATTATTTTGGTGTAAATATCCCAAACCTACATCATATACTAAATTTTGGGTAGATCAAGGGAAAGATGGAGTATTTATGTTCATTTCGACAACATCTAGTATCTTGATCAGAATCTATCACCATTTCGACATCAGCCTAGCATGTGCAACTCTTTCATCATACTTGTATACAATTGACATACGCATACACATACTTAAAAAGGGAGAATTCGTAGTTTTATTCCTCAACATGAATGTTAAAATACCTACCTCGGGTACAAGAGCTGTTCCAAAACGAGCCGTACGCGTTGGATATACACAGTCAAACATGTCGGCACCTAATGCGCTGCACACAACAATATCAAGAGGATATCCAACACCCTGAAAATAATATGCATATAGAATAGATTAAGAAGTCTCAACATAGCTGGGTAACAAAGGTAGAAAGTTATGAATCACTCGAACAATCCTATTGGTGCATGTCCTTCACATATGGAACATATACTCATTTTTTACCATAACATATCGGGGTTTATCATCGGGCAAAGCTGCAGTGCACTGAGCCACAACACGCCAAAATGAATCTTTTTCTTCGCCGCCTGAAAGACCACCAATAGCATAGCTATCACAAAAGTAAACTAAGTTAATTAACTTGCTCGAGTCTTTTAATTGATGGGACATTTGCAAATTGAAGTTTCAAGGGAAGCACTGCACAGCCAATCAATTTTGGGTAGTTGTGTACACATATGTTTCAAAAGTAACTTGAAGCAACAGACTCCCACATAACAGGCAATTGACTAGTATGCGACCTAGATCCTGCGATTCCTGCCATACTACGCAATATCATTGGTTTAAACTATATGGTTAAACAGAGAAAAAACTAAGTTGCCAACAGAATGAAGTCCCTTGATAGATGGGGTTGTTGATTACAAACTTGGTCTGCATTTttcatgaataattcacataTGGAATAGAATTCTGAAGCGCCAATTGAAAGAATAGCAGCATTGGGGACAGGGCAGGTGTGAGGTATGAGAATAAAACTGAGCGCCCTTATCAGGTGAGGTGTACAAGAACTGAGTATCATGGTGTCTGTGTTTCCGAAGTACGTCAGGCAGATTGAATGGGTACAAATTATATTAACCACCAAGCCTTTAATACATCTTTGAGTAGTCTCATTGTTATGTCGATTGCTCACACAGGTGGAAATAGGTTTGTACATCCATTGGTAACCATTGCAAGAGTAGTAATGTAGTATGACATACCCAGGTAAATTGCGCTTGACCAGTTCTTTAACGCATATATCCCTAGAAAAAAACAGCAATTTGAAGTTACAGATTGAACAAAAGAATTCTCCATGTGTGCTTGTGTACAACAGAGAGACATTCACAAGAAATTCTAGAAAAAGCAAAGAACTATTGTCTATGTCACCTGAGATCTGGATCCAAACCTCCTTGTACTATACCAAACAAATTTTGCTCATCTGGTCTCCTGTGAGCTGTTATTAATAAATGAATTAAAATTGGTATGCGTCTTGCCAACACAagtatcaatattcaatattgaTTGTTGATGAACGgggaataagaaaaataaatgaaGAATCTTTCACTAGAGGAGGTGAACAAGGGATCTAATTAGCTGCAGTATCTCTAAATGAGTACATAGCTGTTACGTTAATAATAAGCAATTGCTGCAGGAGAGAAATGACTTAAGAAATACAGCAGGAACAAAGGCAAtaagagacaaaaaaaaaaccctgGAATATAAAGACTTGGtatgaaataaaataattaaattctCCACCTCAACATGGCATCAAACAGAGGTAAAAAAGATTCCTATTTGACTGCTTACCAGCTATACATCTGTCTATCCAACGTATGGTGCGATACATAGCTTCTTCAACTCGTGGACCAGTAACAGTGGTTTTGACAACATCGTCAAGGGCCATAATGATATCTGCTCCAATTCTATTCTGTAGAAATTGTTGGAATAAGAGATAAAAGTTATACATTTGGAGGAAGCAGCTAAGAACATAACAGATCACAGAAGAAGCTTAATTGCATTGCTAAGTCaatatatttctttatgtcagaGATCAGCTACTCAATAAGAATTAATTATCCTAAAAGTAGGAACCAAGGCAGCTATTCCCACTAATAGAGAGAGTCCCAGATCCAACATTCACTAGTTTACCATCCACGAGTTATAATGTGTTCCCCAAAACCTATGATAAGGCTCCGATAATGAAGGGCCTAGCATAACATGCATCTTTGAATTCTAAGTGAAACAGTGCAGCTACAGAATAACAATAACAAAGATAGGGAGATGATTCAAAGTTAGAGCACAAGAAAACCCACTTGGATTTGTATTGATTCTTCAGGTGTTAAGAGCATTGGCTTTCCATCGACAGGTGACTGAAGATAAGAGAAATGAACCAGGAGTTACAAATATGAACAGAACAGTGGTAGCTACTATTATATCCGTGCTACTACTAAAATTAAGCAAGATAGGCCTCTTTTGACCCATaaataagaaaatcaaaattCGACCCATAAATAAGAAAATCAAAACTGAAGGGCTCATTTTACATCAACATATCAGAGACACTTGAGAAGGTGGATGACTAAAGCATTTAAGAGCACATTCCCTAATTCCACGCACATGCCAcatattaaagtctgcgggcatccaactcaaaaccgattggcaatgagtggagaggcccaaaggattataaacTGTAGGATTTAAACAGCCTGACTCGACACAAacagcctgctctgataccaattggcaATGTTATGACCATATTAAAGTGAGGTCATAAAGGTGAGGTCAAAAGATTAAAGTGCATGTTATGACCGATTGGCAATGAGCTGAATAAAGGTGAggtcaactgactcgacacaaacagcctgctctgataccatattaaagtctgcgggcatccaactcaaaaccaattggcaatgagtggagaggctcaaaagattataaaccgcaggatttaGATTGCCcggacaatgtgggactaataatctcaacaccacATGTGTAGCAGTGAGTAGGAATATTTTGTGTTACATGTTCATTTCTTTGTAGAATCCTGTTGCTGACGATCATTTCTTTCTAGAATCCTGTTGCTGATGATTCGTGTCTATGGCGGTACACAAAATAGTGAAATACCTTCTGTACTTGGGTAAAGTTTTACAGCATTCAATGGTTAAAACTTAAAACTATGTGTGGGAATTATAAACCAACTGACTGATATAAattgaatcaaatcaaaaattaaaacagAACTGAGCTAAACAAACCTGAAACGTCACACCCTTCTCAGTGATGTCAGCTAAATGCAACAGAGAGACCTGGATGGGCATACAGAAGCATTCAGTGGAAATTTTGATAATCTAAAAATAAATTCTGCTTTCGTACCAAAGAATTCTAGAAGGGTCATCCATAGTCAAAAGAGACTCTGTTTGTGATTACCTCATTGGGATCAATAACAACTTACGGGCTCAGGCTTTTTTCTGTGTATaggtgatcgagaaaatgaactATAATATATTTAGGAGAACCATACGAGGAGGGAAACAatggttttattgaagaaaaaaaatactacaGTAACTACTTCTAGTAGACCGCTAACGAGATGACGACTAAAGATTACTAAGAAGAAATGGATGATAATTCATGAAAGTCAAGGAGCACAGAAAGTAAACAAACAATGCTAACTAACCATTTGAAAGCCACCGGAGTCCGTAAGTAGTGCTCTTGGCCAGTTCATAAAATTGTGCAGGCCTCCAAGTTCATCAATCAACTCTGAACCAGGACGAAGTTCCAAATGGTAGGTATTTCCAAGTATTATATGACAGCCGATATCTTCGAGTTGGCTAGTCGTTAAACCCTTTATTGTGCCTGTTAACAAGTAACTTTGTTGAATAACTATACATTGACAACCAGGTGTTTCCACTAAGAAACTAAAATGACCAACCATCTCAACTAAATCATATAGCAGCTAATCTTATACTCCAAATTTATCTGACCATTGAATTCATGTGAAAGATTACAAATTTATATGATGACCTGCCATTTCATTAATCATAGCCTCCACACATTTCCAAATATAAATAAGGAGATGCGGAGCAGAGAAAAAATAACCAAATTTTCTAGTGAACTATTTTACTAAACTGAAGTACAGATCCTGAAAGGGGCTAAGAGTAAGATATTTATAAAAGGATACTAGTCCTACTGCCAGTAGCTATGAGTCATGGTGCTGCTTTTGATTTGTTGATAAACTGATTAGGCATGACAAATTCTATTACCCGTCTTACTTAGTTGTTGATGGTTACTAGTGCTGCTCCGTTCCAAGCAACCATATGTTTGCATATCAGAAAATACCAGAATTTAATAATTGCAACCCAATAATTCAAAAACTAACCTTGTGTTCCAACAGGCATAAATAGAGGCGTCTGACACTCAAAGTGTGGAAGCGTAAGTTTGGATGCACGAGCACGATTACACCGACCCAAAACCTTCATGTAAGAAATTCATATGTCATGCACAGAAAAACAATCAAATGAGcaataaaaacaaacttgatGCACCCATTACTCATCAATATGTAGCTCATAGatgaaaactaacaatcaatttCCATCGAGTGCCCCAAAATATAATGTTTCAGTTACATCATGTGCACAAACACAATCAAATAAATGGCTTCATACAATGTAATTTAAAAACATTCTCATAATCTAGTGCATGAGACCAATTACTAAATTCTCTTAACATTAAACCTAAGATATATGCATCAATGTATTAACATTCTCTATTTAATTTCTTAACAGAGATTATACCTCGAATTTAAGCGCCATTGTTCGAACAGTTGGAGAAACTGGCATCAAACAGCTGAGAAGAAATAAGAAAATCAGTGTAATCGACCAAAAGTTCCTATAAGAGTAATGTGATTGTTATTGTTTGAATAATATCAATCAAGGTTTATAGAGGCACCTCAAACTACGCTTCTTGAAATACTTTTGGGGGTTATAGAGATTAGTACAAACTGGAACTGAATGAGAAAAGAATGTGGAAAAGGGATTGAATGAGGAAACTCTCGCGAGTACTTGCATGGGTCCGTATATGAGTTGAAGAGGTGGAAAGGAAGGAAGAGGTTTTAGGGTTTACTCAGGCGGCTCGGGGAACCAAAAAAGGAATGTATCGTGCTTCTCGCGGGGAAAGTTTTCGatgtttgtttttttccttttcggAAACGAAAATTCAAACCTGAGTTTTTGTGTTCCCCACTTTTCCTGTTTTTAGTTTCCCATATGGTCCTCCCAGACATGGTTGCTTTTTTTAAGGATCCATTCACACGAGGCTTTTTTTAAGGAtcccatatttatttattttcgtaGTCCGCCAGGTACAACACcagaggtgtcactatccatgcacacaaactccaacaaaaaaatttttcacaaaaaccccatttaacataaattATTTATATTACCCTTTTAATTTAAATcatcccaacaaaaataaaaatcaaccccacctTTAATTTTATAATTTCCACCACCAACAGCACACATCGTGCCACCACCATCGCCGCCAACCACCAACACTGCACCTCCACCACCATCGTCATCGTGCCACCCACCACTGACCACCATCGCCGCCAACCAAAGCTCCGACCACCATCGCCGCCAACCACACCTCGGACCAccccgccaccacctccgacgacCGTCACCGCACCTCCACCGCTGCcacaccaccgccgccgcccaccaccgtccccaccaccaccaccgccacaccAACGCCGaccgtcaccaccaccatcaccaccgccaCCGCTCCACTGCCGCCGTCCACCGCGACCACCACCACCGCACCAGCAGCACCATTTCGCCACCGCGACAGCCACCGCCACCAAAAAGCAACACCACTATCAACCAACGTCGTTGACCACTACCGACCAAATCCAGCACCACCTGCCGCACCGCCACCAGCACCACAACCgtccaccaccaccgaccaaaaattagatgaaaccgattttgaccgattttggtttcattatAAAAATAAGATGAAATCATAATGTTAGTGTCAAACATTCACAGATTAGAATGTCAGGTTTCAACAACTAATCCCTCGACATATATAAATCGGGGAAATCATCACATGTATTAAAGGGAATATCATGAAACATAATCATATAGGGTTATAAATTTCAGTTCACGTATCATAGTCAAACCTTCTTGTCTTCTTCAGTCAAGTGTTTTGAAGCGAATGTAAACCCAGAAACTGCAAATGATAAAATTGCAAGCCAAACAGGCATATACATGTCAGTAAGGCACTACAATTAACATGTAAACTGGGGACCAAGAAGCCAAATCTTAGACAAAAAATGAATAATGGGTGAAGGATAGATTACACCAACCGCAGTTGACCAGAAGGTAGGAATTGACTCTATAATCTTCTTCCTTTCTAAAAGGAAATTCCAAAGCATTAAGGTATCCCCGCATTTTTTCTCTGCGTCCTCTTCCTACACCTTCTTCTCATACTTCTGCTTAAGTTAGGAATTGACTCTACCATCGCCAATGCCGACCACCATTATCGCGGACCACCGCCAATGCCGTCGACCAGCTCACATAACACCGCCACCACCAACCAGCAACTTATGGTAACGTCatccaccacccaccaccaccaaatATTCATAAAACCACCACCGTCGCCGCTTCGAACAAATCCAACCACCACTAGCCACCACCAACGCCAACCACCACCGATGTCAACAACACCACCGCCATTACCACCCCAGTAGCACCACAACTGCCAATATCATTACTTGCGTAactaaaattttgatgaaaccaaaactgatttcatcaaaaaactgtttggtttcatcagaaaACAATCCATCtatgtatcattaatgaaatattGATGAAATCAAAACTGGTTtcatagaaaataaaaaacaaatcagatgaaatcaaaattgtttcaacaaaaaaaatcacTTAGAAAAGTTTAGTTTCGTCAATAAAACCTCAAAAAATATTGATCAGACGCAGATGAAATAAATGCTTGTTTCAATAAAATACTATTTATCACCAACAATATTGGTTTCAccgaaaaatttcaaaaaaattaaggaaaagttacatgaaaccaaaatcggtttcaccaaatttagatgaaactgaaattggtttcatcataaatttcCTCTTGAGcgttttaattttccttttcctACAATTTCTGGGCTaaaaatgttttctaaaaactatTGTGATGGTGTATATATTTCCATCCCAAGATTACCACCTCCGCTACGGACCACCAGCCCCACCGTCGCCGACCACCACCTGTttcaacagaagaagaaaaaaatattatatgacCAAACAAGATTGGTTTCATTgacataaattaaaaaaaaattaccaaaaattagatgaaaccaatatAGGTTTCAGCAAAACGAAGAAAAAAACCGATGATATCAAAATTGGTTTCGTGCAAATTCATTTTCAGTATCTCCAATGAACATATGTGGACTTGTTGTGTACCTAGAAAAGATTATAAAAGTCAAGATGATAATTAAATGATTCATTGTAATCGAAATTCATGAATTATATATTGGCCTGGATTTCTATTCCTATTAAATTCATGAACTATATAATtagcttttttttctttcttttgaagcATATGTCCTAATTAGCTATATAGTGTTTATAATTTTGTACCTGTAATGCGATAGTGTATATTTTTGTACCTGTAATGCGATTATGCGTAGTGCTTGCGCAATATCCAGTATTAGCTGGATGCAATCAAAGCACTCATTAAGTGCAGCCATACAAAGAGCACTAATACCACCAACCACCACGTTGTTAACGAACTTGGAGACCTAACTGCATTAGGCATTTCACAAAACTGGATGAGGAATTCAATAAAGGAGCTTATACAGTAAAAAAACGATACAGGTTAGAGTGAATAATTGAAAGAATTGGAGAAGAAAGGGAGAAAAGGTCTATAAAGTGCAAACATGTTTCCTTCCTTATGTACAAGCTTTCTCGCATTTATAATCAAAACAAGAGCCACTAAAAGAGCTGTCGTACGGCCAACAAAATATCCTGAATAAAAGTATATTAGTTAACGCCTAAGAAATACAACTGTAGCAGCATACAACAATGTAATATACTTTAGTCTCATTAAAGAGACAGAAGCTGCACTAAATTCAACTCGTTTGTGAAAGTTTAATTGGTGAGCAGGATCAACTTATCGGGTAAGAATGTTGTTTTTTGCTTTCCTTTTTTCGTTGTTACCCAGTAAGTGGTACCTCAATTCTAAGTTGCCTCCACAGCTGTTAACTCATAGTATATTCAGAACCATCATTGGTACTAATCAAGAAACACAAAAAACGGACAGAAACAAACCAAATCATGTGCACAAACATGATAAGCTTAACCTAAGAAGAAAAAAACGAATCAacattttgttatctattaacaaaaaaaaaagtgtcgGAACTTTAACATTTTGTTAATGAACTAAGCAAGTTATACCTCAAATGTAAAATTTTCATGTCGGTCATAATCATAAAGTTCcaaaatttaaagaaaataaGCTTCTTACCATCTTGAACGTCTTGAATTCCACCTTTTTACTCTTGCAGTTTTGTGTTTTATCTTCATAATCTTCTGATCCCAGATTATGTTTGCGATAATAAAACCCAACTCCCAAT
This DNA window, taken from Papaver somniferum cultivar HN1 chromosome 3, ASM357369v1, whole genome shotgun sequence, encodes the following:
- the LOC113357897 gene encoding queuine tRNA-ribosyltransferase catalytic subunit 1-like isoform X1, with the translated sequence MQVLARVSSFNPFSTFFSHSVPVCTNLYNPQKYFKKRSLSCLMPVSPTVRTMALKFEVLGRCNRARASKLTLPHFECQTPLFMPVGTQGTIKGLTTSQLEDIGCHIILGNTYHLELRPGSELIDELGGLHNFMNWPRALLTDSGGFQMVSLLHLADITEKGVTFQSPVDGKPMLLTPEESIQIQNRIGADIIMALDDVVKTTVTGPRVEEAMYRTIRWIDRCIAAHRRPDEQNLFGIVQGGLDPDLRDICVKELVKRNLPGYAIGGLSGGEEKDSFWRVVAQCTAALPDDKPRYVMGVGYPLDIVVCSALGADMFDCVYPTRTARFGTALVPEGLLKLKHKVMASDMRPIDPECTCMVCKKYTRAYIHSLVTKDAMGSQLVSYHNLSYMMRLSRDLHMSIIKGCFPEFVCGFLKKMFPKGDIPEWVCDAMEVACIDISTCCFPSKD
- the LOC113357897 gene encoding queuine tRNA-ribosyltransferase catalytic subunit 1-like isoform X2, producing the protein MPVSPTVRTMALKFEVLGRCNRARASKLTLPHFECQTPLFMPVGTQGTIKGLTTSQLEDIGCHIILGNTYHLELRPGSELIDELGGLHNFMNWPRALLTDSGGFQMVSLLHLADITEKGVTFQSPVDGKPMLLTPEESIQIQNRIGADIIMALDDVVKTTVTGPRVEEAMYRTIRWIDRCIAAHRRPDEQNLFGIVQGGLDPDLRDICVKELVKRNLPGYAIGGLSGGEEKDSFWRVVAQCTAALPDDKPRYVMGVGYPLDIVVCSALGADMFDCVYPTRTARFGTALVPEGLLKLKHKVMASDMRPIDPECTCMVCKKYTRAYIHSLVTKDAMGSQLVSYHNLSYMMRLSRDLHMSIIKGCFPEFVCGFLKKMFPKGDIPEWVCDAMEVACIDISTCCFPSKD
- the LOC113360272 gene encoding CASP-like protein 4A1, whose amino-acid sequence is MIISALPLAPPPPSLRPSYPLSISDPPSTPDSPPLRPPSSPAPLTPSPTPIQSNLTSKLPPPSPPPILRPSISSGYFVGRTTALLVALVLIINARKLVSKFVNNVVVGGISALCMAALNECFDCIQLILDIAQALRIIALQCLTDMYMPVWLAILSFAVSGFTFASKHLTEEDKKV